The following proteins are encoded in a genomic region of Labeo rohita strain BAU-BD-2019 chromosome 5, IGBB_LRoh.1.0, whole genome shotgun sequence:
- the ncaph gene encoding condensin complex subunit 2, whose translation MSAFSTPTPRPRQWSSPAIGHKAALSATSTPLLDNIQGNDDEQERRQRRRSRVIDLHGVTDSSINEAGSHSTTGTPAAVPKLSSAQISEHYSTCIKLSTENKITTKNAFGLHLIDYMADILKQKDSELNFKVAAGTLDASTKIYAVRVDAVHADAYRVLGGLGSETKPKESQDGEEEGEVAEGGQEQVAAKQPKKRPQKKTVEQNLSNINLSESEMKCEVDPMFQRMAASFDENSTAGVFLSVLFSEDSRCELRFPSHMTLLKSQPPPERVPHQHVPASPFKGHLKTLEDRPICPSLEDFSFTRWTPEQSTNLNQLLEKMKQGEHAFDVNADIEPDEDEAPDFGDNFDADVDEGRQGDCEEFKEHREACSKSPQKGRGVIPIGEVDIATMCLQLSDQPREYSYFSPRTMATWVGPGYWLFKPGHKQDHKPDKEPRKRAPKNPLVIDFKGDINFHNYFRTTRAATTISKSALNTSNKKTTLPADFQYPPSNLSQLSLKPSNTLSAEGKKRLSGELSEDIGEYDYNNANDTANFCPGLQEVDSEDADGFGGSVDSPTDQPTPFSLDTDDISTYGEDCLVPEPHKVNTIEINYAKTAKKMDMKKLKTTMWGLLTESPEKPAKKVDIEETTEVPGEKSFSQSVRNLVQRLPSTMATNLSVPLAFVALLHLANEKNLELHKIDGMTDIIIKQGH comes from the exons ATGAGCGCATTCAGTACCCCGACGCCACGGCCACGACAGTGGTCCTCACCGGCAATAGGACACAAAGCCGCTCTGTCAGCCACCAGCACACCTCTGCTGGACAATATCCAAGGAAACGATGATGAACAGGAGAGACGTCAAAGACGCAGATCCAGGGTCATTGACCTTCACGGAGTGACCGACTCCTCTATCAACGAGGCCGGTAGCCACAG TACTACGGGCACGCCTGCTGCTGTTCCCAAGCTGTCATCTGCACAGATATCTGAGCATTATTCAACCTGCATCAAGCTTTCCACTGAAAAT AAAATTACCACAAAGAATGCGTTTGGCCTACACCTCATTGATTACATGGCAGATATTCTCAAGCAGAAAGACTCTGAGCTCAACTTCAAG GTGGCAGCGGGGACCCTGGACGCCAGCACGAAAATCTATGCGGTGAGGGTGGATGCGGTCCACGCTGATGCTTACAGAGTCCTGGGAGGCTTGGGATCTGAGACCAAACCAAAAGAGA GTCAAGATGGTGAGGAGGAGGGTGAGGTAGCCGAGGGCGGTCAGGAGCAGGTGGCTGCTAAACAGCCTAAAAAAAGACCTCAGAAGAAGACAGTGGAGCAGAACCTCAGTAACATCAATCTCTCTGAATCAGAGATGAAGTGTGAG GTGGACCCCATGTTCCAGCGCATGGCTGCTTCCTTTGATGAAAACAGTACAGCAGGAGTGTTCCTCTCTGTGCTGTTCAGTGAAGACAGTCGCTGTGAGCTGCGCTTTCCTTCACATATGACCTTGCTGAAGTCACAGCCGCCTCCTGAGCGGGTGCCCCATCAGCATGTTCCTGCCTCGCCGTTTAAAG GACATCTAAAGACACTAGAGGACAGGCCAATTTGTCCATCCTTAGAGGATTTCTCTTTTACCAGATGGACTCCTGAGCAG AGCACAAACCTCAACCAGCTGCTTGAGAAGATGAAGCAGGGAGAGCATGCATTTGATGTCAATGCAGACATTGAGCCAGATGAGGATGAGGCTCCAGATTTTGGGGATAATTTTGATGCAGATGTGGACGAGGGCAGACAGGGAGACTGTGAGGAGTTTAAGGAACACAGAGAAGCTTGTTCAAAGAGCCCTCAGAAAGGACG AGGTGTTATTCCTATTGGCGAGGTGGATATTGCCACCATGTGTCTGCAGTTGTCTGATCAGCCCAGAGAGTATTCATACTTCAGTCCCAGGACAATGGCCACTTGGGTCGGGCCTGGCTACTGGCTCTTTAAACCTGGACATAAGC AGGATCACAAACCAGACAAAGAACCTCGGAAACGAGCACCAAAGAATCCTCTCGTAATTGACTTTAAAGGAGATATCAACTTTCATAATTACTTTCGAACAACTAGA GCAGCAACCACTATTAGTAAATCAGCTTTGAACACCAGTAACAAGAAAACCACACTTCCAGCAGACTTCCAGTATCCACCCAGTAACCTGTCACAGCTCAGCCTTAAACCCTCCAACACA CTCAGTGCAGAAGGAAAGAAGAGATTATCGGGAGAGCTGAGTGAGGACATAGGAGAGTATGACTACAATAACGCCAATGACACAGCCAACTTCTGCCCTGGTCTTCAG GAAGTTGACAGTGAGGATGCTGACGGCTTTGGAGGATCTGTTGACTCCCCAACAGACCAACCAACACCATTCTCTCTGGACACAGATGACATCTCTACATACGGAGAGGACTGTCTCGTCCCTGAGCCTCACAAA GTAAACACTATTGAGATAAACTATGCCAAGACAGCCAAGAAGATGGACATGAAAAAGCTAAAGACCACTATGTGGGGTCTCCTAACAGAGAGTCCTGAAAAACCAGCAAAG AAGGTAGACATTGAGGAGACGACGGAAGTACCtggagaaaaatcattcagCCAGTCTGTCAGGAATCTTGTACAAAG GCTTCCCTCCACAATGGCTACCAATCTCTCAGTACCATTGGCTTTTGTGGCCCTTCTGCACCTGGCTAATGAGAAA AACTTGGAGCTGCACAAGATTGACGGCATGACTGATATCATCATTAAACAAGGCCACTGA
- the vamp8 gene encoding vesicle-associated membrane protein 8, which translates to MGLADPNNTEPKEGESSQDADRVKALQSQVDGVKDIMTHNVDRILARGERLDDLMGKSEDLQAGAQNFRHTSQKVARAYWWKNVKLIVVIVVIVLIIVLIIIFLATGVIPTSSPAPKPTPP; encoded by the exons ATGGGGTTGGCTGATCCAAATAATACG GAGCCAAAAGAAGGAGAGTCTTCACAGGATGCGGATCGAGTTAAAGCTCTGCAGTCTCAAGTGGATGGGGTCAAAGACATTATGACCCACAATGTAGATCGGATCCTGGCCCGTGGAGAAAGGCTGGATGATCTGATGGGCAAATCTGAAGACTTGCAAGCTGGG GCTCAGAACTTCAGGCACACATCTCAGAAGGTTGCTCGTGCCTACTGGTGGAAGAACGTGAAGCTGATTGTGGTTATTGTTGTGATAGTCCTCATCATTGTTCTGATTATCATCTTCCTTGCTACTGGTGTGATCCCGACCAGTTCACCCGCACCCAAACCCACACCACCATAG
- the vamp5 gene encoding vesicle-associated membrane protein 5 produces MENGQSRLRQAQEDVEEIKVIMLDNMNKVDERQEKLGELEDRADKLLEKSEQFSKTSTKVKQKKRWENMKYKIIVGAVVAAVVLGIIVAVAVSLSSEDSNNTSKDTSATQSPG; encoded by the exons ATG GAGAATGGGCAAAGCCGCCTCCGTCAGGCCCAGGAGGATGTGGAGGAAATCAAAGTTATCATGCTGGATAATATGAACAAGGTTGACGAGCGTCAAGAAAAACTCGGGGAGCTTGAGGACAGAGCTGATAAACTACTTGAAAAG AGCGAACAATTCTCAAAGACCTCGACGAAGGTGAAACAGAAGAAGCGCTGGGAGAATATGAAGTACAAAATCATAGTCGGAGCAGTTGTAGCTGCAGTTGTGCTTGGCATTATTGTGGCTGTGGCTGTGAGCTTAAGCAGTGAGGACAGTAACAACACATCCAAAGACACGTCAGCAACACAATCTCCAGGCTAA